In the Tribolium castaneum strain GA2 chromosome 1, icTriCast1.1, whole genome shotgun sequence genome, one interval contains:
- the LOC128385378 gene encoding uncharacterized LOC128385378 precursor: MFKLFVFLALVAFALALPQPEAQPQVVYSHHPYSHVGYSGYYGHVSPYAGHYFY, encoded by the exons ATGTTCAAGCTT TTCGTTTTCTTGGCTTTGGTGGCGTTCGCCCTTGCCTTGCCACAACCCGAGGCTCAACCCCAGGTTGTTTACTCCCATCACCCTTACTCTCATGTTGGCTACAGCGGTTATTACGGTCACGTTTCCCCTTACGCTGGACATTATTTCTACTGA
- the LOC107397480 gene encoding uncharacterized LOC107397480 precursor, with protein MFKFLLAVILLITLAVGVPVPGPQPQLYYGSYPYSYAGYGYSPYSYGYGLYY; from the exons ATGTTTAAG tttttacttgCGGTAATCCTGCTCATTACCCTTGCAGTCGGGGTGCCAGTCCCTGGACCACAACCCCAACTGTATTACGGCTCTTACCCTTATTCTTACGCCGGATACGGCTACAGCCCTTACTCTTACGGCTACGGATTATATTATTAG
- the LOC659571 gene encoding uncharacterized protein LOC659571, protein MNSVIPSTDNTMVLITLNTSDSRSVSPMTPSPSREIRGIRLFRAISRKLARRSNEDLNTDVDSRSSSSDSCSSAKKEEHLSGDSGFRSVSPNHSSSSSEAGSDIQVRPRHHHSTSADSIRRVFQNLNLNTRSQSCTNAKEAKRKNSKKATPKRILRSPVTYTYVKGLSGLPTQRIPKNQSRMYMNNPCGCSIQYMAGLNR, encoded by the coding sequence ATGAATTCGGTGATTCCGTCGACTGACAACACCATGGTGTTAATAACGCTAAACACCTCCGACAGCCGCAGTGTCTCCCCCATGACGCCGTCCCCCTCCAGGGAGATCCGGGGCATCCGGCTCTTCCGGGCCATCAGCCGGAAGCTGGCGCGCCGCTCCAACGAGGACCTCAACACCGACGTGGACAGCCGCTCCTCCAGCTCCGACTCGTGCTCGTCGGCCAAGAAGGAGGAGCACCTCTCCGGCGACTCCGGCTTCCGGTCCGTCTCCCCCAACCACTCCAGCAGCTCCAGCGAGGCGGGGAGCGACATCCAGGTGAGGCCGCGCCACCACCACTCCACCTCCGCCGACAGCATCAGGAGAGTGTTCCAAAACCTGAATCTGAACACACGCTCGCAGAGCTGCACCAACGCCAAGGAGGCCAAGAGGAAAAACAGCAAGAAGGCCACCCCCAAGCGGATCCTGCGGTCGCCGGTCACCTACACCTATGTGAAGGGGCTGTCGGGGCTGCCGACGCAGAGGATCCCCAAGAACCAGTCGAGGATGTACATGAACAATCCGTGCGGTTGCAGTATACAGTACATGGCCGGTTTGAATCGATAA
- the LOC659635 gene encoding gamma-glutamyl hydrolase isoform X1: MFTNRAYEWCLESCFNLQCHNFCKRNQQFAQNHNIMFEETPIIGILSQEAYLVKDAYPDADSFIVASYIKILESSGARVLPIWIGQDAAYYERVVNYTNGILFPGGGTYFNETGGYGEAAKQLYELAVKTNEKGVHYPLWGICLGMQVLMYGAVGRDIRGNCQSKDVALHLEFVAGYEESKLFSKAPSQLLENLKTKNLTYNYHRYCIFEDVLKNNNLLTDWRIISKNKDTNGLEFVSSMEHVNYPFFGTQFHPEKNPFEFKKTAVPHCPEAVELAQYFGNFFVDEARKNNHTFGDKKVEEASLIYNFNPVYSIYNTSYEQLYLFYKQDYNRNLL; the protein is encoded by the exons ATGTTTACCAACCGTGCCTACGAATGGTGTTTAGAGTCATGTTTTAATCTGCAAtgtcataatttttgtaaacgtAATCAGCAATTTGCCCAAAATCATAACATAATGTTCGAAG AGACTCCCATCATTGGGATTTTATCCCAAGAAGCTTATTTAGTTAAGGATGCTTATCCAGACGCCGACAGCTTCATCGTAGCTTCTTACATAAAAATCCTCGAAAGTAGCGGTGCTCGAGTTTTGCCCATTTG GATCGGCCAAGATGCGGCTTATTACGAACGGGTGGTGAATTATACCAACGG CATTCTATTTCCCGGCGGAGGGACCTACTTTAATGAGACGGGAGGTTATGGCGAGGCAGCAAAACAGCTTTATGAATTAGCCGTCAAAACTAACGAGAAGGGAGTTCATTACCCTCTGTGGGGCATATGTTTGGGTATGCAGGTGCTGATGTATGGGGCGGTGGGCAGGGACATCCGAGGCAATTGCCAATCGAAGGACGTAGCTTTGCATCTGGAGTTTGTCGcag GTTATGAGGAGAGTAAGTTATTTTCCAAAGCGCCGTCCCAGCTGCTCGAAAACTTGAAAACCAAAAACTTGACCTACAACTACCACCGCTACTGTATCTTTGaagatgttttaaaaaataacaatttattaacgGACTGGcgaatcatttcaaaaaataaggaCACCAATGGCTTGGAATTTGTTTCGTCGATGGAACATGTGAATTATCCATTCTTTGGAACGCAGTTTCATCCGGAGAAAAACCCCTTCGAATTTAAGAAAACGGCAGTCCCTCACTGCCCAGAAGCGGTGGAACTTGCCCAGTATTTTGGAAACTTTTTTGTCGATGAAGCTAGGAAAAACAACCACACATTTGGGGACAAAAAAGTGGAGGAGGCTTCGctgatttacaattttaatccCGTGTACAGTATCTACAACACGTCTTATGAGCAACTGTATTTGTTTTATAAGCAAGACTATAACAGAAACTTGTTGTAG
- the LOC659635 gene encoding gamma-glutamyl hydrolase isoform X3, producing the protein MFQYLLILSLTSYINAAETPIIGILSQEAYLVKDAYPDADSFIVASYIKILESSGARVLPIWIGQDAAYYERVVNYTNGILFPGGGTYFNETGGYGEAAKQLYELAVKTNEKGVHYPLWGICLGMQVLMYGAVGRDIRGNCQSKDVALHLEFVAGYEESKLFSKAPSQLLENLKTKNLTYNYHRYCIFEDVLKNNNLLTDWRIISKNKDTNGLEFVSSMEHVNYPFFGTQFHPEKNPFEFKKTAVPHCPEAVELAQYFGNFFVDEARKNNHTFGDKKVEEASLIYNFNPVYSIYNTSYEQLYLFYKQDYNRNLL; encoded by the exons ATGTTCCAATATCTATTAATTCTCTCTCTCACGAGTTACATAAATGCTGCAGAGACTCCCATCATTGGGATTTTATCCCAAGAAGCTTATTTAGTTAAGGATGCTTATCCAGACGCCGACAGCTTCATCGTAGCTTCTTACATAAAAATCCTCGAAAGTAGCGGTGCTCGAGTTTTGCCCATTTG GATCGGCCAAGATGCGGCTTATTACGAACGGGTGGTGAATTATACCAACGG CATTCTATTTCCCGGCGGAGGGACCTACTTTAATGAGACGGGAGGTTATGGCGAGGCAGCAAAACAGCTTTATGAATTAGCCGTCAAAACTAACGAGAAGGGAGTTCATTACCCTCTGTGGGGCATATGTTTGGGTATGCAGGTGCTGATGTATGGGGCGGTGGGCAGGGACATCCGAGGCAATTGCCAATCGAAGGACGTAGCTTTGCATCTGGAGTTTGTCGcag GTTATGAGGAGAGTAAGTTATTTTCCAAAGCGCCGTCCCAGCTGCTCGAAAACTTGAAAACCAAAAACTTGACCTACAACTACCACCGCTACTGTATCTTTGaagatgttttaaaaaataacaatttattaacgGACTGGcgaatcatttcaaaaaataaggaCACCAATGGCTTGGAATTTGTTTCGTCGATGGAACATGTGAATTATCCATTCTTTGGAACGCAGTTTCATCCGGAGAAAAACCCCTTCGAATTTAAGAAAACGGCAGTCCCTCACTGCCCAGAAGCGGTGGAACTTGCCCAGTATTTTGGAAACTTTTTTGTCGATGAAGCTAGGAAAAACAACCACACATTTGGGGACAAAAAAGTGGAGGAGGCTTCGctgatttacaattttaatccCGTGTACAGTATCTACAACACGTCTTATGAGCAACTGTATTTGTTTTATAAGCAAGACTATAACAGAAACTTGTTGTAG
- the LOC659635 gene encoding gamma-glutamyl hydrolase isoform X2 — MNKYCKLVSRLNQHMRIKDILKFFALRKTPIIGILSQEAYLVKDAYPDADSFIVASYIKILESSGARVLPIWIGQDAAYYERVVNYTNGILFPGGGTYFNETGGYGEAAKQLYELAVKTNEKGVHYPLWGICLGMQVLMYGAVGRDIRGNCQSKDVALHLEFVAGYEESKLFSKAPSQLLENLKTKNLTYNYHRYCIFEDVLKNNNLLTDWRIISKNKDTNGLEFVSSMEHVNYPFFGTQFHPEKNPFEFKKTAVPHCPEAVELAQYFGNFFVDEARKNNHTFGDKKVEEASLIYNFNPVYSIYNTSYEQLYLFYKQDYNRNLL, encoded by the exons ATGAACAAGTATTGCAAGTTAGTTTCACGTCTTAATCAACACATGCGCATaaaagatattttaaaattttttgcgctcagaa AGACTCCCATCATTGGGATTTTATCCCAAGAAGCTTATTTAGTTAAGGATGCTTATCCAGACGCCGACAGCTTCATCGTAGCTTCTTACATAAAAATCCTCGAAAGTAGCGGTGCTCGAGTTTTGCCCATTTG GATCGGCCAAGATGCGGCTTATTACGAACGGGTGGTGAATTATACCAACGG CATTCTATTTCCCGGCGGAGGGACCTACTTTAATGAGACGGGAGGTTATGGCGAGGCAGCAAAACAGCTTTATGAATTAGCCGTCAAAACTAACGAGAAGGGAGTTCATTACCCTCTGTGGGGCATATGTTTGGGTATGCAGGTGCTGATGTATGGGGCGGTGGGCAGGGACATCCGAGGCAATTGCCAATCGAAGGACGTAGCTTTGCATCTGGAGTTTGTCGcag GTTATGAGGAGAGTAAGTTATTTTCCAAAGCGCCGTCCCAGCTGCTCGAAAACTTGAAAACCAAAAACTTGACCTACAACTACCACCGCTACTGTATCTTTGaagatgttttaaaaaataacaatttattaacgGACTGGcgaatcatttcaaaaaataaggaCACCAATGGCTTGGAATTTGTTTCGTCGATGGAACATGTGAATTATCCATTCTTTGGAACGCAGTTTCATCCGGAGAAAAACCCCTTCGAATTTAAGAAAACGGCAGTCCCTCACTGCCCAGAAGCGGTGGAACTTGCCCAGTATTTTGGAAACTTTTTTGTCGATGAAGCTAGGAAAAACAACCACACATTTGGGGACAAAAAAGTGGAGGAGGCTTCGctgatttacaattttaatccCGTGTACAGTATCTACAACACGTCTTATGAGCAACTGTATTTGTTTTATAAGCAAGACTATAACAGAAACTTGTTGTAG
- the LOC659635 gene encoding gamma-glutamyl hydrolase isoform X4 — MSEEIAQETPIIGILSQEAYLVKDAYPDADSFIVASYIKILESSGARVLPIWIGQDAAYYERVVNYTNGILFPGGGTYFNETGGYGEAAKQLYELAVKTNEKGVHYPLWGICLGMQVLMYGAVGRDIRGNCQSKDVALHLEFVAGYEESKLFSKAPSQLLENLKTKNLTYNYHRYCIFEDVLKNNNLLTDWRIISKNKDTNGLEFVSSMEHVNYPFFGTQFHPEKNPFEFKKTAVPHCPEAVELAQYFGNFFVDEARKNNHTFGDKKVEEASLIYNFNPVYSIYNTSYEQLYLFYKQDYNRNLL; from the exons ATGTCTGAAGAAATAGCACAAG AGACTCCCATCATTGGGATTTTATCCCAAGAAGCTTATTTAGTTAAGGATGCTTATCCAGACGCCGACAGCTTCATCGTAGCTTCTTACATAAAAATCCTCGAAAGTAGCGGTGCTCGAGTTTTGCCCATTTG GATCGGCCAAGATGCGGCTTATTACGAACGGGTGGTGAATTATACCAACGG CATTCTATTTCCCGGCGGAGGGACCTACTTTAATGAGACGGGAGGTTATGGCGAGGCAGCAAAACAGCTTTATGAATTAGCCGTCAAAACTAACGAGAAGGGAGTTCATTACCCTCTGTGGGGCATATGTTTGGGTATGCAGGTGCTGATGTATGGGGCGGTGGGCAGGGACATCCGAGGCAATTGCCAATCGAAGGACGTAGCTTTGCATCTGGAGTTTGTCGcag GTTATGAGGAGAGTAAGTTATTTTCCAAAGCGCCGTCCCAGCTGCTCGAAAACTTGAAAACCAAAAACTTGACCTACAACTACCACCGCTACTGTATCTTTGaagatgttttaaaaaataacaatttattaacgGACTGGcgaatcatttcaaaaaataaggaCACCAATGGCTTGGAATTTGTTTCGTCGATGGAACATGTGAATTATCCATTCTTTGGAACGCAGTTTCATCCGGAGAAAAACCCCTTCGAATTTAAGAAAACGGCAGTCCCTCACTGCCCAGAAGCGGTGGAACTTGCCCAGTATTTTGGAAACTTTTTTGTCGATGAAGCTAGGAAAAACAACCACACATTTGGGGACAAAAAAGTGGAGGAGGCTTCGctgatttacaattttaatccCGTGTACAGTATCTACAACACGTCTTATGAGCAACTGTATTTGTTTTATAAGCAAGACTATAACAGAAACTTGTTGTAG
- the LOC659635 gene encoding gamma-glutamyl hydrolase isoform X5, translating to MTETPIIGILSQEAYLVKDAYPDADSFIVASYIKILESSGARVLPIWIGQDAAYYERVVNYTNGILFPGGGTYFNETGGYGEAAKQLYELAVKTNEKGVHYPLWGICLGMQVLMYGAVGRDIRGNCQSKDVALHLEFVAGYEESKLFSKAPSQLLENLKTKNLTYNYHRYCIFEDVLKNNNLLTDWRIISKNKDTNGLEFVSSMEHVNYPFFGTQFHPEKNPFEFKKTAVPHCPEAVELAQYFGNFFVDEARKNNHTFGDKKVEEASLIYNFNPVYSIYNTSYEQLYLFYKQDYNRNLL from the exons ATGACTG AGACTCCCATCATTGGGATTTTATCCCAAGAAGCTTATTTAGTTAAGGATGCTTATCCAGACGCCGACAGCTTCATCGTAGCTTCTTACATAAAAATCCTCGAAAGTAGCGGTGCTCGAGTTTTGCCCATTTG GATCGGCCAAGATGCGGCTTATTACGAACGGGTGGTGAATTATACCAACGG CATTCTATTTCCCGGCGGAGGGACCTACTTTAATGAGACGGGAGGTTATGGCGAGGCAGCAAAACAGCTTTATGAATTAGCCGTCAAAACTAACGAGAAGGGAGTTCATTACCCTCTGTGGGGCATATGTTTGGGTATGCAGGTGCTGATGTATGGGGCGGTGGGCAGGGACATCCGAGGCAATTGCCAATCGAAGGACGTAGCTTTGCATCTGGAGTTTGTCGcag GTTATGAGGAGAGTAAGTTATTTTCCAAAGCGCCGTCCCAGCTGCTCGAAAACTTGAAAACCAAAAACTTGACCTACAACTACCACCGCTACTGTATCTTTGaagatgttttaaaaaataacaatttattaacgGACTGGcgaatcatttcaaaaaataaggaCACCAATGGCTTGGAATTTGTTTCGTCGATGGAACATGTGAATTATCCATTCTTTGGAACGCAGTTTCATCCGGAGAAAAACCCCTTCGAATTTAAGAAAACGGCAGTCCCTCACTGCCCAGAAGCGGTGGAACTTGCCCAGTATTTTGGAAACTTTTTTGTCGATGAAGCTAGGAAAAACAACCACACATTTGGGGACAAAAAAGTGGAGGAGGCTTCGctgatttacaattttaatccCGTGTACAGTATCTACAACACGTCTTATGAGCAACTGTATTTGTTTTATAAGCAAGACTATAACAGAAACTTGTTGTAG
- the LOC659708 gene encoding pentatricopeptide repeat-containing protein 1, mitochondrial produces MYRLKLLKFLAQQAVKSGKPQKANTLLNIKQYPHLLNCKFRENAQTEVLTSNTRLFSHAANIPQEKTEQEFLVRLKNDPDTFGDPEEREEIYEKDLEEEKDWSEKTIPLKRQSTKQYADMIKALIKQHKIKEAIDVVEVKMIKEDKVKPENYIYNLLIGACGRVGYTKKAFSVYNQMKKRGLKITAGTYTALFNACANSPWPEDGLTRARKLQNIMIEKMYEPNDTNYHAMIKAFGRCGDLPAAFKLVDEMAAKKVKITGDTMNFLLQACIQDREAGFRHALLLWRKMVDKRIAPNLYTYNLILRCVRDCGLGNLEVTNETLQIILKKNLRLSGGDNKLLLEGSNDGKCLIQSNELVGEVDHCRPNLMARVPHLGNIISLSEITKPEDRLLLVGGLRGFLGNMTESGCTPDIKSFTQLLDCLPGSEAAEKELLREMKRLGVKPDIDFFNMLIKKRSMRFDYESAKAVLNDMKKYNYRPNLITYGVLSLGCKTKEEALELLKEMEAHSYRLNTEILGAMLHQACYHKNFPYVLEIMEISLRENVKPNKKFMECLHDFKKKCKDISNDKENTLSQSGFFQKGFRIFQMRYKTWLDEVEVDDSEDVHPWAQFRQTSDTDSRHYKDKSQRFKARHLSRFKVKTSTKRKGNER; encoded by the exons atgtatcgtttaaaattattaaaatttctggcACAACAAGCCGTAAAAAGTGGCAAGCCACAAAAAGCAAATACATTGCTAAATATTAAGCAATACCCACACCTGCTAAACTGTAAATTTCGGGAAAATGCCCAAACCGAAGTTCTAACCTCCAACACACGATTATTCTCACATGCTGCAAATATTCCACAAGAAAAAACCGAGCAGGAGTTTTTAGTACGTCTCAAAAATGACCCTGACACCTTTGGCGACCCCGAAGAAAGGGAGGAAATTTACGAAAAAGACCTGGAAGAGGAAAAGGACTGGTCCGAAAAAACAATCCCCTTGAAACGGCAAAGCACAAAACAGTACGCCGACATGATAAAAGCACTGATCAAGCAACACAAAATCAAGGAAGCAATCGACGTGGTTGAGGTGAAAATGATCAAGGAAGACAAAGTCAAGCCAGAAAATTACATCTACAATTTATTAATCGGCGCTTGCGGCCGTGTGGGGTACACGAAAAAGGCGTTTTCTGTCTACAACCAGATGAAAAAACGCGGCTTGAAAATCACAGCTGGCACGTACACAGCGTTGTTCAACGCCTGTGCCAACAGCCCCTGGCCAGAAGACGGCCTAACCAGAGCCCGAAAGCTGCAAAACATAATGATAGAGAAAATGTACGAACCGAACGACACAAATTATCACGCCATGATCAAAGCGTTCGGGCGCTGTGGTGACCTCCCAGCTGCGTTCAAATTAGTTGACGAAATGGCCgcgaaaaaagtcaaaatcacCGGAGATACGATGAACTTCCTGCTGCAAGCTTGCATCCAGGACAGGGAAGCGGGCTTTCGCCACGCTTTGTTGCTCTGGCGCAAAATGGTAGACAAGCGAATTGCGCCAAACTTGTACACTTACAACTTAATCTTGAGGTGTGTTCGTGACTGCGGGCTTGGTAATTTGGAAGTTACGAACGAAACGttgcaaataattttaaaaaaaaatctgcggTTGAGTGGCGGTGACAATAAATTGTTGCTAGAGGGCTCAAACGATGGCAAATGTTTGATCCAAAGTAACGAATTAGTGGGCGAAGTCGACCATTGCCGCCCGAATCTCATGGCAAGAGTGCCCCATCTAGGGAATATTATTTCGTTGTCTGAAATTACCAAGCCTGAGGATAGGTTGCTGCTAGTTGGGGGTTTGAGGGGTTTTTTGGGGAATATGACGGAGAGTGGTTGCACGCCTGATATTAAGTCGTTTACCCAACTTTTGGACTGCTTACCTGGAAGTGAAGCTGCTGAGAAAGAGCTCTTACGAGAAATGAAAAGACTTGGGGTTAAGCCGGACATTGACTTTTTCAATATGTTGATTAAGAAGAGGAGTATGCGGTTTGATTATGAAAGCGCAAAG GCCGTTTTGAACgacatgaaaaaatataactatcGACCAAATTTGATAACGTATGGGGTTTTATCGCTGGGTTGTAAAACTAAAGAAGAGGCTTTAGAATTACTGAAAGAAATGGAAGCACACTCATATAG GCTAAATACTGAAATTTTGGGGGCGATGCTGCACCAGGCTTGCTACCACAAAAACTTCCCCTACGTACTTGAAATAATGGAAATTAGTTTGCGAGAGAACGTGAAGCCGAATAAGAAGTTTATGGAATGTTTGCACgattttaaaaagaagtgcaAAGATATCTCAAATGATAAG gaaaataCATTATCGCAAAGTGGATTTTTCCAAAAGGGATTTAGAATATTCCAGATGAGGTACAAGACGTGGCTGGATGAGGTTGAAGTTGATGATAGTGAAGACGTCCATCCTTGGGCCCAGTTCAGACAGACAAGTGATACAGACAGTAGGCATTACAAGGATAAATCACAGAGGTTTAAAGCCAGACATTTGTCACGATTTAAAGTCAAAACATCAACGAAACGTAAAGGAAACGAACGTTAA